In Pseudothermotoga hypogea DSM 11164 = NBRC 106472, the following are encoded in one genomic region:
- a CDS encoding methylglyoxal synthase — MRLKLAKKKRIALIAHDRMKKDLIEWVEFNKGTLSRHELYATGTTGTLIEERTNLKVHKFKSGPLGGDQQIGAKIAEGEIDILIFFWDPLEPLAHDVDIKALIRLATVYNIPVAINRSTADFLISSPLFESEYEKIQPDYETQLRERIMKVVGEVKHSD, encoded by the coding sequence ATGAGGTTGAAGCTTGCCAAAAAGAAAAGGATCGCGCTGATCGCGCACGATCGAATGAAAAAAGATCTCATCGAATGGGTCGAGTTCAACAAGGGAACCCTTTCGAGGCATGAACTGTACGCCACAGGCACGACTGGAACGTTGATCGAAGAAAGGACGAATCTGAAGGTTCACAAGTTCAAGAGTGGTCCTCTCGGAGGCGATCAACAGATAGGTGCGAAGATCGCGGAGGGTGAGATAGACATACTCATATTCTTCTGGGATCCTCTCGAGCCACTCGCACACGATGTGGACATCAAAGCTTTGATAAGGCTCGCGACGGTCTACAACATACCCGTGGCGATCAATCGTTCCACGGCGGACTTTTTGATCTCTTCTCCTTTGTTTGAAAGTGAGTACGAGAAAATTCAGCCTGACTACGAAACTCAGTTGCGTGAACGCATCATGAAGGTGGTTGGAGAAGTCAAGCATAGCGATTGA
- a CDS encoding DUF7305 domain-containing protein, whose protein sequence is MRKGSVLTLSLFVVIFLALTVLLVLAIYAQVTNNYVLQQKKLLVSNVAKSAAYAMAETVAKWFTEGKGDLVQNLAATPTSLSVPEFRGTIKCSVTSISNEYKITCTARLDGVEDSYSLTLILMGGLTYRYAIDTVTMEVNNNNLKIVGDVLVRDRSLDIGNNSAITGNIYLMNGSLNVGNNSVVTGDIYLRNGNLTLGNNSVVENDVLAVGSVTGSGTIRRNVIVTGTVERNVTVLGDKTENASSAYVLDEISRRVNASSPMSPPLPATPSFFPNPAVKLNGTVISESDKTYYTDSLQDGLKVSRNLTLKIPSTGLLSIATTSLTLGNNATIEVDGSGIVMIYVEGDITAGNNIEIKPKGPQSHFRLLIYSNKSGTFNFGNSLSVAKGGGLYIYAPEKSVKIGNSPNQQKEDVFGAIVAKKIEVQNNLYLALPDNPSGTQIPWFPIGFDPSATSTGHYGLYVKYRSWGQ, encoded by the coding sequence ATGAGGAAAGGTTCTGTCCTCACCTTGAGCCTCTTTGTAGTTATATTCCTTGCGTTGACAGTTCTGCTGGTGTTGGCCATCTACGCTCAAGTGACCAACAATTATGTGTTGCAGCAGAAGAAATTACTCGTCTCGAACGTGGCGAAGAGCGCTGCTTACGCGATGGCTGAGACCGTTGCGAAGTGGTTCACTGAAGGCAAGGGGGATCTTGTACAAAACTTGGCGGCCACCCCGACTTCTCTGTCTGTGCCTGAGTTTCGTGGGACGATCAAATGCAGCGTGACTTCCATTTCGAATGAATACAAAATAACATGTACTGCACGACTCGATGGAGTTGAGGACAGCTACAGCTTGACTTTGATTTTGATGGGTGGTTTGACCTACAGATATGCAATCGATACCGTGACGATGGAAGTCAACAACAACAATCTGAAGATCGTGGGGGATGTACTCGTCAGAGATAGATCGCTCGATATCGGCAACAACTCAGCCATTACGGGTAACATCTACCTAATGAATGGATCGCTGAATGTCGGTAACAACTCGGTTGTTACTGGTGACATATATCTAAGAAATGGAAACTTGACTCTGGGTAACAACAGCGTTGTCGAGAATGATGTTTTGGCCGTTGGGAGCGTAACAGGTAGTGGTACAATAAGGCGCAACGTTATTGTTACTGGAACAGTGGAAAGAAATGTTACAGTGCTGGGGGATAAAACAGAAAATGCATCGAGCGCTTACGTTCTCGATGAAATCTCGAGGCGCGTGAACGCAAGTTCACCAATGAGTCCACCTTTGCCCGCGACACCGTCCTTTTTCCCGAATCCTGCGGTCAAGCTCAACGGCACGGTGATATCTGAGAGCGATAAAACGTACTATACAGATAGTCTACAGGACGGTTTGAAGGTGTCGAGAAACCTCACTCTCAAAATACCATCGACAGGGTTGCTTTCGATCGCTACCACCAGTCTCACTCTTGGGAACAACGCGACGATCGAAGTTGATGGTAGCGGTATCGTGATGATATACGTTGAAGGTGATATCACTGCTGGCAATAATATCGAGATAAAACCTAAAGGACCCCAAAGTCATTTTCGGTTGCTCATTTACTCGAACAAATCAGGCACTTTCAACTTTGGGAACAGTCTTTCCGTTGCCAAAGGCGGTGGACTGTACATATATGCGCCAGAAAAGTCGGTGAAGATAGGAAACAGTCCGAATCAACAAAAAGAAGATGTCTTTGGAGCTATAGTAGCTAAAAAAATTGAGGTACAGAACAATCTTTATCTTGCGCTTCCAGATAATCCGTCGGGAACGCAGATACCTTGGTTCCCAATAGGGTTCGATCCGTCAGCCACCAGCACGGGTCATTATGGTTTGTACGTGAAATACAGGAGTTGGGGTCAATGA
- a CDS encoding type IV pilus modification PilV family protein codes for MKRGYTLAEVITALLIIAIGALALFGVLSNALSGIGRVYRELRKTFEANTELEEYFSTGSTVGVEFQFSTLTITSTSLATSIEVKIVKPKSDQFGNTALFIFEPATQ; via the coding sequence ATGAAGCGAGGCTACACGCTCGCCGAAGTCATAACGGCTCTGCTGATCATAGCCATAGGTGCGCTCGCACTCTTTGGAGTGCTCAGTAACGCTTTGAGCGGTATAGGAAGGGTTTATCGCGAATTGAGAAAAACATTTGAAGCGAACACGGAACTGGAAGAGTATTTCTCCACAGGTTCCACAGTCGGAGTTGAATTTCAGTTTTCGACGTTGACCATAACTTCAACTTCCTTGGCCACGTCGATTGAAGTGAAGATCGTGAAACCCAAATCCGATCAATTTGGAAACACAGCTCTGTTCATCTTCGAGCCAGCAACTCAATAA
- a CDS encoding prepilin-type N-terminal cleavage/methylation domain-containing protein: MSKLIFSRKDGFTLIELLIVLIILGVVFAIISMLFYLPIKNAQFTQQEYTTFEEMRKVLEILRKELTLAEDANATTTSIQEITLTATELAFGYENGAFYVKTSTNSTPTLIAEINLSSTSTVFFVETINSPPPKPKKYVKVTLIHENPSVKLEATINLLNSFRLNNPSTATTSGNTLIVTKNE; the protein is encoded by the coding sequence ATGTCAAAACTCATCTTCTCTCGTAAGGACGGTTTCACCTTGATAGAACTCTTGATCGTGTTGATAATCCTCGGTGTCGTTTTTGCGATAATTTCGATGCTCTTCTATCTTCCCATCAAGAATGCGCAGTTCACACAGCAAGAATACACGACCTTCGAAGAAATGCGAAAGGTGCTCGAGATACTCAGAAAAGAACTGACGCTGGCAGAGGACGCAAACGCCACCACTACGTCGATACAAGAGATAACACTCACCGCGACTGAACTTGCTTTCGGTTATGAAAACGGAGCGTTCTACGTCAAGACTTCGACGAATTCAACGCCAACGCTCATAGCCGAAATCAATCTTTCTTCGACTTCGACTGTGTTCTTTGTCGAGACCATCAACTCTCCTCCTCCGAAACCAAAGAAGTACGTGAAGGTGACCTTGATCCACGAGAATCCCTCTGTGAAGTTGGAAGCCACGATCAACCTTCTGAATTCGTTTCGGTTGAATAATCCGAGCACCGCCACAACGAGCGGGAACACGCTCATCGTGACGAAGAACGAATGA
- a CDS encoding NAD-dependent epimerase/dehydratase family protein — MIAVTGATGHLGNVLVRKLVGMGENVRALVAPFEDTKPLEGLNVEIFKGDIRDRQTIERFCEGARTVFHLAAVISIFGRRKLVYDVNMNGTRNIVEACLKNNSKLVYVSSVHAFAELSKGSLIDETVPIDPAKVTGCYAKSKAIATNLVLEATKRGLDAVVVCPTGIVGPYDWRISEMGNLLLLHLRGRLKVAVEGSFDFVDVRDVADALVSASKIAKTGEIYIVGGTHVTVKALVQTLDKIEPKRSVKMFLPIWLAYIVSSFTSLAQLFGKKSIFTPYAVYTLSRNYVYSHTKASKELGYTPRPIEDSLKDALEWFKRAFHFESRTAMNTV; from the coding sequence ATGATCGCAGTCACCGGGGCTACTGGACATTTGGGAAACGTGCTCGTGAGAAAATTGGTCGGCATGGGTGAAAACGTCCGCGCACTCGTGGCGCCGTTCGAGGACACTAAACCATTGGAAGGTTTGAACGTCGAGATTTTCAAAGGTGACATAAGGGATCGGCAAACCATCGAGAGGTTCTGCGAAGGTGCACGAACGGTCTTTCACCTCGCGGCTGTCATCTCCATATTTGGAAGAAGAAAACTCGTTTACGATGTGAACATGAACGGGACGAGAAACATCGTTGAAGCCTGCCTCAAAAACAACTCCAAACTCGTCTATGTGAGTTCGGTCCACGCTTTCGCCGAACTTTCCAAAGGTTCGCTCATAGACGAAACTGTGCCCATAGATCCAGCTAAGGTCACAGGGTGCTACGCCAAATCGAAAGCGATCGCCACGAACCTGGTTCTCGAGGCGACCAAACGCGGGCTCGACGCCGTCGTGGTCTGTCCCACCGGGATAGTAGGTCCTTACGATTGGCGTATCTCAGAGATGGGGAATTTACTCTTGCTCCATCTGAGAGGTAGGCTCAAGGTCGCGGTCGAAGGAAGCTTCGATTTCGTCGATGTGAGAGACGTTGCGGACGCATTGGTGTCGGCATCCAAAATTGCAAAGACTGGAGAAATTTACATCGTCGGTGGTACACATGTCACCGTGAAGGCACTCGTTCAAACCTTGGACAAGATAGAGCCCAAACGTTCTGTTAAGATGTTCCTTCCCATCTGGCTCGCATACATCGTTTCGAGTTTCACATCACTCGCACAACTGTTCGGCAAAAAGAGCATCTTCACACCCTACGCAGTCTACACGCTCAGCAGGAACTATGTTTATTCACACACGAAGGCTTCAAAAGAGCTCGGATACACACCGAGGCCCATAGAGGATTCGTTGAAAGACGCACTCGAGTGGTTCAAGCGAGCTTTCCATTTCGAATCGAGAACGGCCATGAACACAGTGTGA
- a CDS encoding MarR family winged helix-turn-helix transcriptional regulator gives MIKFHPELEKLRAVELYALFYLIKYGPCKMKELADALSMTKANVTHLVDVLEKKGFVKRTPDESDRRVIQLRVTQHGERVYNELIEELSKLVDRVVAELDPDDSMLISKGFEKFLAIFIDSKGAEV, from the coding sequence ATGATAAAGTTTCACCCAGAGCTGGAGAAACTTCGAGCGGTGGAACTTTACGCGCTCTTCTACCTGATCAAGTATGGACCCTGCAAGATGAAAGAGCTCGCGGACGCACTCTCGATGACAAAAGCGAACGTGACGCACCTCGTCGACGTCCTGGAGAAGAAAGGGTTCGTGAAAAGAACACCCGACGAATCTGACCGCAGGGTGATACAACTTCGCGTCACACAGCATGGTGAAAGAGTCTACAACGAGCTGATCGAGGAACTATCGAAGCTTGTTGACAGAGTTGTGGCTGAACTCGATCCAGACGATTCGATGCTCATATCCAAAGGTTTCGAAAAGTTCCTTGCGATCTTCATCGATTCCAAGGGGGCGGAAGTATGA
- a CDS encoding iron-containing alcohol dehydrogenase, with protein sequence MQKDLKESFKCTCGKVHSVPKIEIVFEENAFKNIDDFFENATYLVDENTAKLVETPAARTIKLEGSPRVLATMENVEKVMSQLRSDLIVSVGSGSLTDIAKYAAHLAGKSFSCFPTAPSVDGYTSCVAAILVNGEKTTAQAVVPKKVVVDMTILSEAPIDLLRAGIGDIAAKVTARLDWMLSNLLIGEPICDFAWDQLRDELEVVLDDSERVLSRSKEAVLRLMNVLLVSGLNITIVGNSRPASGAEHLISHTLEMYHEAINEIPPFHGLSVAMGTYVTLKAYRVIFEDVRLKRTCLTNEERFRVLSDFFGEEKAKRFMNLYERKIEPKQIDLDHVRRTLKPTYEKFLEKVESALEAIRVEELFAQYDPEFIVKLILVSNTIRERCTVLDLLDQLCLLKDFARKVFEV encoded by the coding sequence TTGCAGAAAGATCTGAAAGAGAGTTTCAAATGCACCTGTGGAAAAGTCCACAGCGTGCCGAAGATAGAGATCGTTTTTGAAGAGAACGCATTCAAAAACATCGACGATTTCTTCGAGAATGCCACTTACCTGGTAGATGAAAACACCGCGAAGCTGGTGGAAACACCTGCTGCGAGGACGATCAAACTTGAAGGTTCTCCCAGAGTTCTGGCCACGATGGAGAACGTCGAGAAAGTGATGTCACAACTCAGAAGTGATCTGATCGTCTCGGTCGGTTCCGGTAGCTTGACGGACATCGCCAAGTACGCTGCGCATCTGGCTGGTAAAAGTTTTTCATGCTTTCCCACCGCTCCCTCCGTGGACGGATACACCTCCTGCGTTGCGGCGATACTTGTGAACGGTGAAAAAACCACGGCGCAAGCGGTTGTTCCAAAGAAAGTTGTGGTGGACATGACGATTCTGAGTGAAGCCCCGATTGATCTTTTGAGGGCAGGCATCGGTGATATCGCGGCGAAGGTCACAGCGAGACTGGACTGGATGCTCAGCAATCTTTTGATTGGTGAACCCATCTGCGACTTCGCTTGGGACCAGCTGAGAGATGAACTCGAGGTCGTTTTGGATGATTCAGAAAGAGTACTCAGTAGAAGCAAAGAGGCTGTTTTGAGACTCATGAATGTTCTTTTGGTTTCAGGTTTGAACATCACCATTGTTGGTAATTCTCGGCCGGCATCTGGAGCAGAACATTTGATTTCTCACACGCTCGAGATGTACCACGAAGCTATAAACGAAATACCACCGTTCCACGGGCTTTCCGTGGCGATGGGAACCTACGTCACGCTGAAGGCGTACAGGGTGATCTTCGAGGATGTCAGATTGAAAAGAACGTGCCTGACTAACGAGGAAAGGTTTCGCGTTCTTTCAGATTTCTTTGGGGAGGAGAAAGCGAAGAGGTTCATGAACCTGTACGAGAGGAAGATCGAACCCAAGCAGATAGACCTCGATCACGTGAGAAGAACCTTGAAGCCCACGTACGAGAAATTCCTCGAAAAAGTTGAATCAGCGCTCGAAGCGATCCGTGTCGAAGAGTTGTTCGCACAGTACGATCCCGAATTCATTGTGAAACTGATCTTGGTTTCCAACACGATAAGGGAAAGATGCACCGTTCTCGATTTGCTCGATCAACTGTGCCTCCTCAAAGATTTCGCACGCAAGGTGTTCGAAGTTTAG
- a CDS encoding AroM family protein has translation MICFITIGETPRDDVIPELLNLMGKPDLPYREIGLIDGVDPSIYKPSNDDDLLVSRKRDGSVAYISHQWVIQKLTQIECEGLCVLLCTGEFDSDRFILPYRVIDSFFSAMPKLDRVTVVVPEPQQCANAMKRWSKVGSRTNCVVFSPYRSSDLNVDLSQEQLVYLDCMGFGLKHEELFRTKTNGIVLSARRILANYLRNFLL, from the coding sequence TTGATCTGCTTCATCACCATCGGAGAGACACCGCGGGACGATGTGATACCGGAACTGTTGAACTTGATGGGTAAACCGGACCTACCTTACAGAGAGATAGGACTCATAGACGGTGTGGATCCGAGCATCTACAAACCTTCGAACGACGACGATTTGCTGGTGAGCAGAAAACGTGACGGTTCTGTTGCCTACATCTCCCACCAGTGGGTGATTCAAAAGCTTACTCAGATCGAGTGTGAGGGTCTTTGCGTACTTCTCTGTACAGGTGAGTTCGACAGCGATCGTTTCATATTGCCTTACAGGGTTATCGATTCCTTTTTCTCGGCTATGCCCAAGCTGGACCGAGTCACAGTCGTCGTTCCTGAACCGCAGCAGTGTGCGAATGCTATGAAGCGTTGGTCGAAGGTCGGATCGAGAACGAACTGTGTTGTGTTCTCACCCTATCGAAGCTCAGACCTGAACGTGGATTTGTCGCAAGAACAGCTCGTCTATCTCGACTGCATGGGGTTTGGGTTGAAACACGAAGAACTTTTCAGAACGAAAACGAATGGCATCGTGTTGAGTGCACGCAGAATCCTTGCGAACTATCTGAGGAATTTTTTACTCTGA
- a CDS encoding ABC transporter substrate-binding protein, whose protein sequence is MKRLAVSLIVLAFFASLVAAPSYDSVIRVGSDQNPTTMDPAMYQDLASAQVMRNVFETLVAYDADVKQIHPLLAESWEVSPDLKEWTFKLRKGVRFQKGKFQDGREVTAEDVKYSFERAITISPMVRLYMVDHVEVLDRYTVKVVLKYPYAPFLTVLTDVGAAIVPKEECEGWKDQFTLHPVGTGPFKMVEWVKDSHMVFERNEDYWGERPYLKQIIYKFIPDKSVLTMALLSGEVDITSDVLDQDIPKLNANPNVQAMAVGGCNVYAVYMNSMKGPTTDKRVREAFFRGIDIEQLVKVIFPNGTGIAAYGPIPPGSWAYNPNVKSFYTGYDPEKAKQLLKEAGYDGKPVKMTIYTPEDPNRRKAAVIIQSMLKKVGFEIEVQSLEWGSFTAVTSKADADAYTIGWTWYPDPEFFIFYMFHSSRKGTYGNGGGYNNPEVDRLIELGESSVDQEQRTQYYRKAEELIMKDLYYFPLWHKLVVNGVNKKVRGYKPSPDMMIRLYAPGTNVWVEK, encoded by the coding sequence GTGAAAAGGTTGGCAGTTTCGTTAATCGTTCTGGCATTCTTCGCATCACTCGTTGCTGCACCGAGTTACGACTCTGTGATCCGTGTGGGTTCGGATCAGAACCCAACAACGATGGATCCAGCGATGTACCAGGACCTCGCCTCAGCCCAGGTCATGAGGAACGTCTTCGAAACGCTCGTCGCCTACGACGCGGATGTCAAACAGATCCATCCGTTGCTCGCGGAATCTTGGGAAGTCAGCCCAGATTTGAAGGAATGGACCTTCAAACTGAGAAAGGGTGTTCGATTCCAGAAGGGCAAGTTCCAGGACGGTAGAGAAGTGACGGCAGAAGACGTCAAGTACAGCTTTGAGAGAGCAATCACCATTTCACCGATGGTGAGGTTGTACATGGTTGACCACGTCGAAGTGCTCGATCGCTACACGGTGAAAGTCGTACTGAAATACCCGTACGCACCTTTCCTGACAGTGCTCACCGACGTCGGAGCTGCCATCGTGCCGAAGGAGGAGTGTGAAGGTTGGAAGGACCAGTTCACGTTGCATCCCGTTGGGACGGGCCCGTTCAAGATGGTCGAATGGGTCAAGGACAGCCACATGGTGTTCGAAAGGAACGAAGATTATTGGGGAGAAAGGCCCTACTTGAAGCAGATCATCTACAAGTTCATACCCGACAAGTCCGTGTTGACCATGGCGTTGCTCAGTGGAGAGGTGGACATCACCAGCGATGTGCTGGACCAAGACATACCGAAGCTGAACGCCAACCCCAACGTTCAGGCGATGGCGGTGGGTGGCTGCAACGTCTATGCCGTGTACATGAACTCGATGAAAGGTCCCACGACGGACAAGAGAGTCAGAGAAGCTTTCTTCAGAGGTATAGATATCGAACAGCTCGTCAAGGTCATATTCCCCAACGGAACGGGGATCGCTGCTTACGGTCCGATACCACCCGGCTCTTGGGCGTACAATCCGAACGTGAAATCCTTCTACACAGGATACGATCCAGAGAAGGCCAAGCAGTTGTTGAAAGAGGCAGGATACGACGGCAAACCTGTGAAGATGACCATATACACGCCCGAAGATCCGAACAGGAGAAAGGCTGCAGTTATTATCCAATCCATGTTGAAGAAAGTAGGGTTCGAAATCGAAGTTCAGTCACTCGAGTGGGGTAGTTTCACCGCCGTCACGTCGAAGGCTGATGCGGACGCGTACACGATAGGCTGGACATGGTACCCAGACCCAGAATTCTTCATCTTCTACATGTTCCACTCGTCGAGAAAGGGAACTTACGGAAATGGTGGTGGATACAACAATCCCGAGGTGGACAGGCTGATTGAACTCGGTGAATCTTCTGTCGATCAAGAGCAGAGAACACAGTATTACAGGAAGGCTGAAGAATTGATCATGAAAGATCTGTACTACTTCCCGTTGTGGCACAAGCTGGTCGTGAACGGCGTGAACAAGAAGGTGAGGGGCTACAAACCTTCACCGGACATGATGATCAGACTGTACGCACCTGGCACCAATGTATGGGTTGAGAAGTGA
- a CDS encoding ABC transporter permease, producing the protein MGKYVAKRIIQLIPTLFFVILTAFLLMKLIPGDPAMILLGPQARAEDIARFRQQLGLDRPLPVQFLIYLKRVLMGDLGISLVYRQSVLSLILERLPVTITLSLCALVIAVSIGIPAGVMAAMKHNSFIDLLVTILALMGLSMPIFWFGMMLIIVFSLELGWLPAVGLGDPTKGLWDVVSHFILPSLALGILSTGTIARFTRSSMLEVLNQDYIRTAYAKGLRRTLILYRHALRNALVPVITVIGLQLGNLLAGAVLTETVFALPGLGKLMVDGIFRRDYMLVQGEVLFTAILYIFVNLAVDIAYAFINPKIRQTYRGV; encoded by the coding sequence ATGGGGAAGTACGTTGCGAAGAGGATCATCCAGCTTATACCCACGCTCTTCTTCGTCATCTTGACAGCGTTCTTGTTGATGAAACTGATCCCGGGCGATCCGGCGATGATTCTCTTAGGTCCACAGGCCCGTGCTGAAGACATCGCCAGATTCAGACAACAACTCGGTTTAGATAGACCTTTGCCGGTACAATTTCTCATCTACCTGAAGAGGGTTCTCATGGGGGACCTTGGCATATCGCTCGTCTACAGACAGAGCGTACTCTCGTTGATATTGGAAAGGCTTCCTGTAACCATCACGCTGAGTCTGTGTGCACTCGTGATCGCGGTGAGCATAGGTATACCAGCAGGCGTCATGGCTGCGATGAAGCACAACTCCTTCATAGATCTCTTGGTCACGATCTTGGCATTGATGGGCCTTTCCATGCCGATCTTTTGGTTCGGCATGATGCTCATCATAGTTTTCTCCTTGGAACTCGGTTGGCTCCCGGCGGTTGGCCTGGGCGATCCAACCAAGGGGTTGTGGGACGTCGTGAGTCATTTCATTTTGCCATCGCTAGCACTCGGGATCCTTTCGACTGGAACGATCGCGCGCTTCACGCGTTCGAGCATGTTGGAAGTTTTGAACCAAGACTACATAAGAACCGCTTACGCCAAAGGTCTAAGAAGAACTTTGATCCTCTACAGGCACGCGCTGAGGAACGCACTTGTACCAGTCATAACTGTAATAGGTTTGCAGTTGGGGAATCTGCTCGCAGGTGCCGTCTTGACCGAGACTGTGTTCGCGTTGCCAGGACTCGGAAAACTCATGGTCGATGGGATATTCAGGCGTGACTACATGCTCGTTCAGGGAGAAGTTCTCTTCACTGCAATCTTGTACATCTTCGTCAATCTGGCCGTCGATATAGCCTATGCTTTCATAAATCCGAAGATCAGGCAGACCTACAGGGGTGTCTGA
- a CDS encoding ABC transporter permease, which yields MRLNKQILFGLSIVLLNVFFAIFAPLIATHEVDEMDFFYIFAKPGEGGHILGTDDYGRDIFSRLVYGSRISLVVGVIAVGIGAMIGTVLGIVAGYFGGFFDALIMRFMDSLLSFPYVLLAIAMMAVLGAGLFNAMLAIGIVMVPSFSRIVRSAVLNVKNEEFVLAARTLGASHLWIIFHHILPNIVPVLIIYSSLNFAGAVISEATLSFLGLGIQPPTPSWGSMLAEAKNYLQTAPHMALFPGLAILFTCLGFNILGDGLRDLLDPRLKS from the coding sequence GTGAGATTGAACAAGCAGATTCTGTTCGGACTCTCGATCGTTCTTTTGAACGTCTTCTTCGCCATCTTCGCACCGCTCATCGCCACGCACGAAGTCGATGAGATGGACTTTTTCTACATCTTCGCCAAACCTGGCGAAGGTGGGCATATCCTCGGTACCGACGACTACGGTAGGGACATATTCTCGAGGCTGGTCTACGGTAGCCGTATCTCGCTCGTTGTTGGAGTCATTGCTGTTGGTATAGGCGCGATGATCGGGACTGTGCTCGGCATCGTTGCAGGTTATTTTGGTGGATTCTTCGACGCACTGATCATGCGTTTCATGGATTCCTTGCTGTCTTTTCCGTACGTGCTCTTGGCTATCGCCATGATGGCTGTACTTGGTGCAGGATTGTTCAACGCGATGTTGGCGATAGGGATCGTCATGGTACCGAGTTTCTCGAGGATAGTTAGGAGTGCGGTTTTGAACGTCAAAAACGAAGAATTCGTTTTGGCCGCTCGAACCTTGGGTGCCTCGCACCTCTGGATCATCTTTCATCATATTTTACCCAACATCGTGCCCGTGCTGATCATCTACAGCTCGCTGAACTTTGCTGGTGCGGTGATAAGTGAAGCGACTCTCAGTTTCCTGGGGTTGGGGATTCAACCACCTACGCCCTCTTGGGGTAGCATGTTAGCTGAGGCGAAGAACTATCTGCAAACTGCGCCACACATGGCGTTGTTCCCAGGACTCGCGATATTGTTCACATGTCTTGGTTTCAACATCCTTGGTGACGGGTTGAGGGACCTGCTCGATCCAAGATTGAAGAGCTGA
- a CDS encoding M20 family metallopeptidase produces MKEKIAQMVDSMEEQLIDLAKKIFDLAELSYEEKESSSLLANFLEENDFSVRRNVAGLNTAFLAETGKGRPKIALLAEYDALPEIGHACGHNMIGVMSCGAAVALKKALQDLQFTLLVVGCPAEEKGAGKKELIKAGVFEDVDVAMMIHPASMSTGFDISYAIRRYKVEFFGRSAHAAADPVSGKNALDAMILLFNAIGLWRQQLPEKVRIHGIITNGGQSFNTIPEYTSAEIGIRALRVEQLEGLEERFFTLVRAAGDMADCRSNVVRQEQMLEVYVNVPLAKKLEENYRLVGEEVVPRTYEQGVGSTDMGEVSHVVPSIHAYINITNGKPIPTHTREFAKAANSPEGYQAMLRATKALAFTVYDLATDEKLLQEVKQYFQERRREF; encoded by the coding sequence ATGAAGGAAAAGATCGCCCAAATGGTGGATTCGATGGAAGAACAGCTCATCGATCTGGCGAAAAAGATCTTCGATCTTGCCGAACTCTCCTACGAAGAGAAGGAGTCTTCCAGCTTGCTCGCGAACTTCTTAGAAGAAAACGATTTTTCGGTCAGAAGAAACGTCGCGGGGTTGAACACCGCGTTCTTGGCAGAAACAGGAAAAGGAAGGCCAAAGATCGCGTTGCTCGCAGAGTACGACGCGTTGCCCGAGATAGGCCATGCGTGCGGACACAACATGATAGGTGTCATGAGTTGTGGAGCCGCGGTGGCTCTCAAGAAGGCTTTGCAAGATTTACAGTTCACGCTGTTGGTCGTGGGTTGTCCCGCGGAGGAAAAAGGAGCGGGGAAAAAGGAGCTCATAAAGGCGGGAGTATTCGAAGACGTTGATGTCGCGATGATGATACATCCAGCTTCCATGAGTACAGGTTTCGACATATCTTATGCGATACGTCGCTACAAGGTGGAATTCTTTGGACGTTCAGCCCACGCCGCCGCAGATCCTGTAAGTGGTAAGAACGCTTTGGATGCGATGATTCTCTTGTTCAATGCAATAGGTCTTTGGAGACAGCAACTTCCGGAGAAAGTCAGGATCCACGGGATCATAACGAATGGAGGTCAGTCTTTCAACACCATACCGGAGTACACGAGTGCGGAGATCGGTATCAGAGCCTTGCGGGTTGAACAACTTGAAGGGCTCGAAGAGAGGTTCTTCACTCTCGTCAGAGCTGCGGGCGACATGGCCGACTGCAGATCGAACGTGGTTCGTCAGGAGCAGATGCTGGAAGTGTACGTCAACGTACCGCTCGCCAAGAAGCTGGAAGAGAACTACAGGCTCGTGGGTGAAGAAGTTGTACCGAGAACGTACGAACAGGGAGTTGGATCGACTGACATGGGAGAGGTGAGCCACGTTGTACCTTCCATCCATGCGTACATAAACATCACGAATGGCAAGCCCATACCGACGCACACGAGAGAATTCGCAAAAGCGGCAAACTCACCCGAGGGTTACCAGGCGATGCTGAGAGCGACAAAGGCACTCGCGTTCACCGTGTACGATCTCGCGACGGACGAGAAACTGTTGCAAGAGGTGAAGCAGTACTTTCAGGAAAGGAGGAGGGAGTTTTGA